The stretch of DNA TCATTCCACGAGTTGAGTAATACTTCACGCGGGTCGTGGGAAATCCGGTGCTTGAAATCTAGAAGGGCAATTCTATCGGTTTCGTTTGAGTGGAGAATTGTTGATAGAGTGGAAGTGGGGAGGGTGAGAAATGTTAGGCAACATAGAAGATTGATAATAGAAAGtgtagatgatgatgatggaaaATAAGAGAGCGATTTGGTTGTTTCATGTTTGGTCTTCATCATCTCAATCTCTACAACTCAATAAGTTGGGTTTAGATTAATACGAGAGTGAGGGTATTTATCTTATAGGGATTATGGAATCACATGACAAGCTATCATTAGTTGAGTTGACGTCAAGAGAAACCGGCCTCAAAGTGGAAGACTTGGAATTTGGTGATCAAAAGCccattggaaaagaaaaacctTGGGTCATTGGGGAAATTCCTCCTCGAGGGCCCCATATATACTCGGGATCAGATTAACAAGATTGTGGAGAGTTAAATAGCCGGCCGTGACTATCTCTTATGTGGGAGGACATGTATGTCTAGTTCTTAGTGCCTACAAGGAGTCACTCACATAGAAGAATTCTCACATTGTTGTTACTAGAATTTAACTATGCGTCTTTGACACAAATATGTCACTCAGGAATTAACTGAGCTACCTgtgtaaatagaaaagataAACCTTAGTGGTGGAAGCCCATTGGGGAAATCACTCCCTGAGGGCCCTAAATCAACAAGATTGTGGGGGATTAAATAGCAGTGACTACCCTTTCTGTCGAAAGACATGCCTGGTGCCTACAAAGAGTCACTCACACAAAATAGCTAGTGAATTCCTACATCACTATTGTCAGAATTCAACCATGCGTCTTTAGTGCAAACCAACTGAGATAGATGGTGGAAGATTGGAATTCAATTGGGTGGTGATAACTAAGGACCCACTTTGATACTACTTGAAAACTTCactcactacaagaaaatagCTAGTCAAATACTAAAAGatttaacaacaaattaaatagatGCTTAAATacctacaaaattttaatattttaccaATCAAATTCATTAGTAAATTTCAGTGATTTTTCAGTtggtaaatttgatttttttttttttgaatgaactTATTATTACACTAATTCAAACACTTAATCTCATGTGTTGGGTTACAATGCAAGTACGAATACATTTGAGATGGGGCTAATCGTAACCAACTAAATGATGTGGGAAAACACAAGGACTGAAATAAAGTTACACCTTATCTATTACTAGTTATAGCTTTTCAAGTAATAGTATTGCAAATACtaatttatatatcattaaatgattattcaattttataataactttattttcttgtagGATAATGATCGAGTAGCTATAGCTTAAGTTGACTTGACGTCAAGAGAAAAAGAAGACTGCAATTTGGTGGTCAAAAGCACATTGGAACAAATACATGGTTGTAAAAAAAGAATTTGCGGTGAGAACTAGGAATCTACTTTGATACTCAATTGGAAACTTCGCTAATCTTactttataagttataactataTAACTTTATCCTTCGCTAATCTTACTTCTGGGTctattttaaatcaaatttctcattcatccattatccattttgagcgtaccaTATATcgatcttttcgtctaactatgAAAAATCTACATCCACTTTAACCCGatccaaatcggatgtggaccctactTATATTTGTACCATAAAATGACTatttaaaatgccattttcaagctatttttccaacattatcatgtatgtttgtttattttgttgtgtAATAATTTTACCTGTCTATTTGAGTTGATCAAAAGGTtaggggtcacacttgtgtaagactgtctcacggatccttattcgtgagacgggtcgggtcgggtcaaaggaccatgcaaatgtcatacttatatgtgcaaatttcatacttatatgctcaaatataacactaatcaagactacaatttttgttacttataagagaaaaagtaataaatttttcataataaataatgttgacaagtgccccttacttataagggcaaatataatacttttgaggaaaaatgtaatacttttaaatcgaaatgtaaaagtattgtattttcccttaaaagtattacatttacccttataagtaacaaaaattttattcctgattagtattacatttgagcatataagtatgacatttgtgcatataagtgttatatttgcatcttgacccgacccaacccgaccgtctcatggtgagacggtctcacacaagtttttgccaaggttagaaagtaagaaaaaaacatggtgatatttttataattattacaaactttggTGAACAAACTTAAGTGTACATACTCCTTTTAGGTATTGTGTGTAATTAGGTTAGTAATCAAGAAATACACTCTTAAGTAGGGACGACAATTCAACCCGACTCCGACAAGAAAAATTAATCCCCGTCCCTGAATAGTGAATTTTTTCGAGGAATGTGAGCATAATCAGAATACACATAGAGCGGATATCTTGAAAATGTACGAGCCTCAAAAGACTACAATTATTGAAGTTATGAATAGTAGTTCAAGTGGGTTGCATTGACTACTGGACATCATCTAATCAAAAAAAGGGATACAGGCTATTACAACACACTTTGTTGACAACAATTGGAGTCCACATAATTTGATATTGAGGTATGTGAGTGGAATTTCTTATACTAGTTGGTGATTTGATATGCAATTTgtgaaattatttattgtgcAATTTTTGTACTAGTTGATGACTTGATGTTCACTTcatgaaattatttattgtacTGTGCTATTTATTATACTAGTTGAAGACTTGATGTTcactttgtaaaattatttattgtgcAATTTCTTATACTAGTTGATGACTTATTGTGCAATTTGTAAAAGTACTTACTTTATATTAGTTCTTGTGCATATTTAAatgttaggtttttttttttgaaagaaagaaaactaattcattaaatcataaaTTGGAATGTTTACAACATGATTCAATAGAATGGTAAGTTATTTCTTACCGtctgacatagaaacaacttatCTAGCTGTGATGATTCGCAAACTGTTTCACAAATTGGAAGCTGGAGTACTTAAAGTCCATGTATATTTTGTTCCACATTACTTATTTAACAAAGAATAGTCTTGAGTGACTCGTATTATTGGACCATCGAACTTATCAGTCGGGCTGATTTTTATCGGGCTAAAATATTTCGTCCCTAACTTTAAAATTTCTCGATCTTATCGAACCAATTCATCGGTTTTGAATTAAAATTGGACATCCTAATGCCAACACATTATTATTGACAAATAAATAAGCAATAATGCTGCTGTGATGACATACTCcatataaacataatattaataatctcGAGTACTAGGCTATTATATAGTTTAATAGATTAACGTTATTTGTGTTGGATTCGTACGCCTCAATTAACAATGattttcacaaaaaaataaaaaataaaaaataaataacaacgaTATATTGGTGGTTAGTGTAAGTTTGGATGGAGTGATTGGTTATGATAATAAATTCAAGGACATATATCCTTAAATAAAGGAGGGATACTTAGAGCATGCTCAACCATGGTAGgttttttttctcataatttttaagGTCCCATATAAAATAGAGGGTATGTTAAAAaggtgagaaaaaaaaatttgttgcaTTTACGTGCCAATTAGGTGTGGCATGTACGCCTAACATGCACTTAcaataaaagatttttttttttttcttgtagagTAAAAACCAAGAAGAAACTTTTGATGAGCTTGCTCTTAATGttgtaaataaaattgtgtGAAGATTAGCATTActctttataatatattttttgagagATGAGAAAAATCTACACGTACCACACAAGGTTGTTAACAAAGTACACCAGAAATTAACTAGCCTAAAATTATCAGTAAGTaatcaattcaaataaaaaaagtcaATCAGTCAATCCACAAATAATCAAACTTAAAGTAATAAAGTCTTATCTTATCATTACCAGGCAAACTGTCTAACCAACTAGCTGCCCACTCCTTATAATATATTGACCTTTGCAAAGCTCACGTTAAGCATGCATGTTATAAAATAATCCAAGCATGcagatataaataaaatgaatacaTAGTGGTGGCCATCCTCTCCGACACCTGAAAGCAACTTCTAGATTGTAGCTGATAACCATGAAAGTTGAAGTTCGGAGCAAAGAAATAGTGAGACCATCCTCTCCGACACCTGAAAGTCTCAAGAATTACAAACTCTCATTTTTGGATCAATGCGCTCTCAACGTCAGGGTTCCATTCGTCTTCTTCTACGACTCCTCCTCCGGAGCTTATTCTCATGATCATACCATTGATGAGCTCAAGAAATCACTCTCCGAAACCCTGTCTCTAATGTACCCGCTAGCAGGGAGGGTGAAGGAGGACAAGCTAACAATCGAATGTAATGACGAAGGTGTCGAGTTTATTGTGGCCGATGTTGCTGAAATCATGTCTTGTTTACTGGAGAATCCTGAGATGGAGAAGATTAAGCTGCTGATTCCTATTGGAAAGGTTTATGAGCCCCAACCGGTAGGAAAGGCACTGGTGGCGGTTCAGGTGAACCGGTTCAGCTGCGGGGGAATTGGTTTTGGGGTTTCCGTTTCACACGCCATAGCCGATGCTTCAGCCGTGGCTATCTTCTTTGAAACCTGGGCGTCCATCAACCGTGGCTGTGCTGTGAATGGGAATGGCTTCATTTCCGATCAGTCTACCATCTTATTCCCTCCATTGACGGATACTTCTGCCATTGAACGATCAGTGAAGATGGCGGCAGAGGCAGTCGAGCAGGAAGGGAAAGACATGATTGTTAAAAGGTTCGTCGTTCCCGCCAAGGCCATAGCTCAACTCAGAGAAGAATTAATATGTAAGAAAAACAACAAGAGGTCCCATCAACGCCCGTCTCGCACAGAGGCGTTAACGGCGTTAGTATGGGCGGCAGTGATAAACGCAACTCCTCAAACTCAAACTGTGCAGTTATCCTGCATGGTGAACTTGCGGAGCAGGATGGAGCCGCCGCTGCCGCCCAACTGTCTAGGGAGCTTAGCCTACGGAGCCACCGTTCACTGCGAGGCGGCGAAAGACGGCACCGTCGTAACCGCCGTTCAATTGGTGGAGAAAATACGCGATTCTCTCCGAGCTGTGAACGACGGGGCGGCAAGGAAGATTTACGGCGAAGGAGGGTTGTTGCGCGCGGCGTTTGCCAGAGGTCATGAAATGGTGCGCAACAAAGATTCTTCAACGACAACGTTGTACACAAGCAGTCTGCTTAGACAACCGTATTACGAAGTTGATTTCGGGTGGGGGAAGCCAAGACTGGTGGTGAATTTGCTCAAGAATTCAACGGTGCTTTTCTTAGACACCATTGGTGGAGCGGTAGAAGTGTGGATGGGATTGCCTAAGGAGGTTATGCATGCTTTAATGCAAAACCGCCACTTTCTTACCTATGTTTCTGCCTCTCCTAAACCAAAGCTATGAATTCC from Ipomoea triloba cultivar NCNSP0323 chromosome 7, ASM357664v1 encodes:
- the LOC116026125 gene encoding salutaridinol 7-O-acetyltransferase-like — protein: MKVEVRSKEIVRPSSPTPESLKNYKLSFLDQCALNVRVPFVFFYDSSSGAYSHDHTIDELKKSLSETLSLMYPLAGRVKEDKLTIECNDEGVEFIVADVAEIMSCLLENPEMEKIKLLIPIGKVYEPQPVGKALVAVQVNRFSCGGIGFGVSVSHAIADASAVAIFFETWASINRGCAVNGNGFISDQSTILFPPLTDTSAIERSVKMAAEAVEQEGKDMIVKRFVVPAKAIAQLREELICKKNNKRSHQRPSRTEALTALVWAAVINATPQTQTVQLSCMVNLRSRMEPPLPPNCLGSLAYGATVHCEAAKDGTVVTAVQLVEKIRDSLRAVNDGAARKIYGEGGLLRAAFARGHEMVRNKDSSTTTLYTSSLLRQPYYEVDFGWGKPRLVVNLLKNSTVLFLDTIGGAVEVWMGLPKEVMHALMQNRHFLTYVSASPKPKL